A genome region from Oncorhynchus masou masou isolate Uvic2021 chromosome 14, UVic_Omas_1.1, whole genome shotgun sequence includes the following:
- the LOC135554769 gene encoding uncharacterized protein LOC135554769 produces MAYLEFKFEDEITKYIREQELETSLKFITLRRDKSFGQKDAQPLARKKLSWESKSIPFNGVPFQVVGTKTYECHQGKDRQTKAKEKYAAERDKKELEDHTFLQKRKLVQNTKKVDCKAIINIAHVIRFPDFKIEESTVCSKKEASQTLKAALSETPSSVKAEVVYCVRFPSLSEHSSHAVVGEAAHVREAVDARLREKIEQLTLSGVRKMTEMKCHLNTFVVEELFLGEQPPPPTRRRYYPTDSDIRNVMFKTKRATGDSNIDRPYEGPSGRGKKRSSRKLLRLRRQCAGYLKEITELTYHLEEEQYVTDLSSQLRSVLLDMKAHVPQDKDLPLTFSPRKRKAEMDMDLIPTKSASHPFIDGLEQHTEDIVSVDTLLALSLGLRTECVGPSTN; encoded by the exons ATGGCATATCTCGAGTTCAAGTTTGAGGACGAAATAACTAAATACATTCGGGAACAAGAATTGGAAACGTCACTGAAATTCATAACATTGAGAAGGGACAAAAGTTTTGGGCAAAAGG ATGCACAGCCTTTGGCACGGAAAAAACTCAGCTGGGAGAGTAAAAGTATCCCGTTCAATGGTGTTCCGTTTCAAGTTGTTGGCACAAAGACGTATGAATGCCACCAgggcaaagacagacagacaaaagccAAAGAGAAATATGCTGCTGAAAGAGACAAGAAGGAA CTTGAAGACCATACCTTTCTACAGAAACGGAAACTGGTACAAAATACCAAAAAGGTGGACTGCAAGGCTATAATAAACATCGCCCACGTTATCCGCTTTCCTGATTTTAAG ATTGAGGAAAGTACAGTGTGCTCTAAAAAGGAGGCCTCCCAAACTCTGAAGGCAGCactaagtgaaacacccagctCCGTGAAGGCAGAGGTTGTCTACTGCGTCaggttcccctccctctctgagcaCAGCTCACATGCAGTTGTTGGCGAG GCAGCTCATGTTAGGGAAGCTGTAGATGCCAGGCTGAGAGAGAAGATTGAGCAGCTGACTCTGTCTGGTGTGAGAAAGATGACTGAAATGAAGTGTCATCTGAACACCTTTGTAGTGGAAGAGCTTTTCCTTGGAGAGCAGCCCCCTCCACCTACTCGCAGGCGCTATTACCCCACTGACAGTGACATAAGAAATGTCATGTTTAAGACCAAGCGGGCCACCGGAGACTCCAACATTGACCGTCCATACGAAGGTCCATCTGGCAGAGGAAAGAAGAGGTCCTCTAGGAAGCTGTTGCGGTTACGGAGGCAATGTGCAGGATATCTTAAAGAGATCACAGAACTCACTTATCATCTGGAAGAGGAACAGTACGTGACTGACCTGTCTTCACAGCTCAGAAGCGTGTTGCTGGATATGAAGGCCCATGTTCCACAGGATAAAGACCTTCCACTGACCTTTTCTCCAAGGAAGAGAAAAGCTGAGATGGACATGGATCTCATTCCAACCAAGAGTGCATCACACCCTTTCATAGATGGGTTAGAACAGCACACAGAGGACATAGTGAGTGTGGATACCTTGTTGGCATTGAGCCTCGGGCTGAGGACCGAGTGTGTGGGTCCTTCCACAAATTGA
- the LOC135554844 gene encoding nuclear distribution protein nudE homolog 1-like — translation MGEPESLKFVSLEEEVDYWKEQTAKHQQRAEEAQEELQEFQQMSRDYEVELETELKQCETQNRELVTQNNRLHMELENYKEKYESQHSEAYRQISTLEEDLAETTAIRDQLHKYIRELEQANDDLERSKRATIMSLEDFEQRMNHVIERNAFLESELDEKENLLESVQRLKDEARDLRQELAVQQKQERRPSFAVTKDSSSDKTEDKTSLHTPHSSTRPPSSLHTAPPPALPPFHLSTPSRPPHPSASPFTTPPPSYSRGDGLSGAPLTTSTRISALNIVGELLRKVGVRCRSLNVCGLLIHTLHNYTLHQGFST, via the exons atgggagaaccagaGTCCCTTAAGTTTGTCTctctggaggaggaggtggactaCTGGAAGGAGCAGACAGCCAAGCACCaacagag GGCTGAGGAGGCGCAGGAGGAGCTGCAGGAGTTCCAGCAGATGAGTCGTGACTACGAGGTGGAGCTGGAGACTGAACTCAAGCAGTGTGAAACACAGAACCGAGAACTCGTCACACAGAACAACAGGCTACACATGGAACTGGAGAACTACAAG gagAAGTATGAAAGCCAGCACTCGGAGGCGTACCGTCAGATCTCTACTCTGGAAGAAGACCTGGCTGAGACCACAGCCATCAGAGACCAGCTCCATAAATACATCAGAGAGCTGGAGCAGGCTAACGATGACCTGGAGAGATCCAAGag GGCGACCATCATGTCTCTGGAGGACTTTGAACAGAGGATGAACCACGTGATAGAGAGGAATGCCTTCCTGGAGAGCGAGCTGGATGAGAAGGAGAACCTACTGGAGTCCGTTCAGAGACTGAAGGATGAAGCCAGAG atCTAAGACAGGAGTTGGCTGTCCAACAGAAGCAGGAAAGACGACCGTCCTTCGCTGTCACCAAAGACTCTTCCTCAGACAAGACTGAGGACAAAACCTCCCTCCATACCCCTCATTCATCCACACGACCGCCCTCATCCCTCCATACCgcccctcctcctgctctccctccattCCACCTCTCCACACCCTCCAGACCCCCCCACCCCTCAGCAAGCCCCTTCACCACCCCCCCACCCTCTTACAGCAGAG GCGATGGCCTGTCAGGTGCTCCTCTCACCACGTCGACACGTATCTCAGCTCTCAACATCGTAGGAGAACTGCTGAGGAAAGTCGGGGTAAGATGCCGTTCATTAAATGTCTGCGGTCTTCtaatacacacactacacaactaCACACTACACCAGGGGTTCTCAACCTAG